The nucleotide sequence ACGGGGAGAGGCCGCATCACCCCAGATCACATTCATGTTTTCCCGGCGCAGGACTTCCACCAGACGGCGGTCACGCTCGACAATCACGCAGGGGATGCCCAGTTTTGACAGGGTTCCGGCAATGATGCTGCCCACGCGCCCGTGTCCTACAATGATGACATGTCCGGGCGTACCGGCCACAGGAGCAGCAGGCGGCGGGGAAGGCTCTTCCGGTCTGCGGCGGTGAAAGCGCGGATGGGTGGCAAACCAGAACGAGACATGCTCGACGTGCGACACAATCAGGGGATTGATGGCGATCGACAGCAGCGCGCCGGCCAGGATCAGGTCCCGGCCTTCCGGCGGCAGCAGACCCAGACTGACCCCCAGGCCCACCAGGATAAAGGAGAACTCCCCGATCTGGGCCAGACCGGCCGTGACTGTCAGGGCAGAATGCAGGGAGCGGCCCCGGGCCATCATGGTCAGGAATGTGGGGACTGACTTCAGGAGCAGGATGATGGCCAGGACAACCAGAACCTCCCACGGCTGGCGCACCAGGATGGACGGATCGAACAGCATGCCCACCGATACGAAAAACAACACCGCAAACGCATCCTGCAGGGGCAGGGAGTCTGTTGCCGCCTGATGGCTGAGGTCGGATTCGCTCAGCACCACGCCGGCGAAAAAAGCCCCCAGCGCCAGCGACACATCAAACAGCGAGGATGAGGCCCAGGCGATCCCCAGGGCGCAGGCCAGCACGGACAGGGTGAACAGCTCACGCGAGCCGGTCCTGGCCACCCTGGACAAAAGCCAGGGAAGGCTTCTCTGTCCTATTACCAGGATCAGGGCGATGAACAGCGCCACCTTGCCGCAGGTCAGAAGCACGTCGCCCAGAAGCTCGATCCCCGCTTTCTGCCCCGCCAGCGAGGGCAGAAGAACCAGCGCCAGGATCATGGCCAGATCCTC is from Pseudomonadota bacterium and encodes:
- a CDS encoding cation:proton antiporter → MGLMVHSTSLIATIVASFVLAFAFGYGARLVRLPPLVGYLLAGVALGPFTPAFFVADSDLASQLAEIGVILLMFGVGLHFSIRDLLSVWKTAVPGAISQISVCLVAGVGLGVWWGWGWQAGILMGLAMSVASTIVVLRVLEERHLLDTVEGRISTGWLIVEDLAMILALVLLPSLAGQKAGIELLGDVLLTCGKVALFIALILVIGQRSLPWLLSRVARTGSRELFTLSVLACALGIAWASSSLFDVSLALGAFFAGVVLSESDLSHQAATDSLPLQDAFAVLFFVSVGMLFDPSILVRQPWEVLVVLAIILLLKSVPTFLTMMARGRSLHSALTVTAGLAQIGEFSFILVGLGVSLGLLPPEGRDLILAGALLSIAINPLIVSHVEHVSFWFATHPRFHRRRPEEPSPPPAAPVAGTPGHVIIVGHGRVGSIIAGTLSKLGIPCVIVERDRRLVEVLRRENMNVIWGDAASPRILEAAGISHAGVLIVATPHGLHSRRVLDIARELNPSCEIVARVHTEADVSEMERRGVRMAAMGERELALAMAGYTLKIWGMPDSDVMTMIHEYRVVEGEEKPDGKEETDQKGHPL